TCAAGGGAATGTGCAAAGCGGAGCCGTACCTGTCATCTCATCTCACAACGGGCTCACTTGGGGATGGGGTAGAAGATGGCGATGGCTCTACCGCTCACAGCCATTAACCGGGTGTCGATTCATGCTCTTtgctgggagagagagagagagagcatcccCGTACAAGAAGCACACTGCGATAAGCGATTAGAGGCTGGAAGGGCAACACTCCACATTGCGCATAAACGACGCACCGACGCGAAGGACATAACCGGGGAATCAAAGGGGAGATTGTAAGAAAGCGGATCGACGACGTGGGGCTTATCATTGGGGGCTGTGACTGTCTGGCACAAGGCCAACTCCGCTAGCAAATGCTCCGATTCTGAATAAGGCAGAGTGTCAAAGTAAGATTAACATTATCGGCCCCGTTGTCCCCGACTTACTGTCCGTGCTCTCGTTGGGTGTCCTCATAAGCCACGAAGATTAATGTCCTCACCAGCCAAGCCTAGCCGGTGCGCCAGTAGGTAATGAGATAGGTATGGTTGTGAGACAGCCTTTCACTTGTTATCAATCTTCAATTgagttgttggttggttggttggttagtaaAAACTCACCACAGAACCCCTAACCTCACATGGGATGGGATCGTATTCACCAATACAAAGCTTATCAAAGCAATGGCCACCGGACGGACCAGCCGGTCAGGAAGGCATGGTGCTAGAGACGTCTACCGTGGCCAGCGTAGAAATTAAGTAAACAACTCCCCACTCctagcaccaccaaccgtttTAAACGTACTCATTGTTTACAAATTCGCGTCTTCCCCCCTGCTAAGTCCATCGTCAATGTCCACAACAGCCGGAGCCGTCGTGTGTCCGATCCGATTAGAACTGTAGCACAGTCCTCCGGTAACGGTGCCCTCTTGACCTCGATTGATAACACGACGCTGTGGACCCCAATACTCGAACTCGAAGGCGACGCGAAAACATTCCGCCACCAACCATCGTCACAGTCGCTTAACGCGACCTCGATGTCCTCCGGCACTAGCAGGGGATACAACAACCGTACATCCCCTCCcgatagacagacagacagacggcgAGCTGTGGATTGAAGCGCCCGGGATAGCAATCTCGGCTATACCTTTTTTCGGGCGTTctacacccacccaccagcgGAATTGCGAAACCATTTTCGAGGCGGATAACGAGGAGTGAAGctggcgaggaggaggagaaggagttggTGGAGGTGAATTTTACAGTTATTTCGAACTTTCCATTACGATGGTAATCGTTAGCACCGACAgcgaacacacgaacacaagcACTCACATCTACTATTCCGATACTCCGAATTGCAATGACATGAATGTGGAAAGACACCCCCGAgagatggggggggggggtggaatgtGCGGGAgtaggaaattgttttcccctcTTTTGGTCCCATAAAATTAATCGTTTTACAGTCCAATAAAATGGATCGGGTTAAAATTTCATAGCCACCAtgtccaccttctccttctcatgTCCCAACACATCCGCTTCCATGGTTCCAGTAGTGCTCCAATTctgtgccccccccccccccccccataccCCAACATACCCACCCCACCCTGGCCACCCTTCCCTGAGTATGTCCTCGAAATTGCATTATTCATTCGGAGGTTTAGTTAATCCAAATTCGGCAAATGGCGGTCTTTCGGGGCgccagaccgaccgaacggggacatcgggatcgggatcgggatcacCCATTTGTCTCGCTTCCGATTTGcactatcatcaccatcatcatcatcatcattatcatcaccatcgctagtgctagtgctagtgtagtgtagtatgcgtgtgtgttgagcaGGGAGCATAAATTAGTTTCAAATTGATTACGGATTGCAGGTAGTTTTTGGGAGTTTTAAGGGAACCGAGGGGAACGATTAGATGAAACGAGGACGAGATGACGTTGACGATCAAGGTTGCCCGACGGGGAGGAGCCCAACCAAAGCGGGGgtgaaaccaaaaacaaaaaatgtccGTCATCATCCTTACCACAAACGCCCGAGGACATCGGCGCGGTCCATTAATTAGCGAAACCGAGCCTAATGTTCAATTTATATGAGTTGTGTCACGTTCTGGTGGTCGCGCCCGAGAGCTCGAGGGTTTTAGTCGCTACCGGAttccatgcacacacacacgctgtcgGACAATCGATCGGAGTGATGCGGTATACCCAGTGCCCATAATCGCATCCACCGGGTCTATCGGGTTTTTTGGGCAGGATTAGCAATGTCCGGCAAATCCGGAGTGCGATGCTATGGTCTAGCTCTAATCGTATCACCGCATCACGGATGTAGCTACGATTGGAGGATATCTTTCTATGGTCTGGGTCTGGGATTTGGTTACCGGCGCCCGTTAGCCAAACCGAACAGGATTACTATTACCTGTGTTGTGCCAGTCACACAAAGGTTGTACGAGCGATTAGATAGCAAAAGTCGGTTGTTGTCGTGTGGTCAGAATGTTACAAGAGCTAATTGGTGATTCTCATTCAGTGTTATTTCGATCAATTTGGAGAGTGAGGTTAGGGAATAGTAAGGCATTTAATCCACAGCCCTGTTTTAGCTGAcaaattgattgtttttatCGGAGTGTCGACATCGGATCGGAATGGCACAGCCAGGATTCCTTAGTATTGAGTAATTTGTATCAGCAAACGATAAAGATATTCCACGTCCAACTGGATTAGCGTATAAACAGACAAATAAAAACCACAGTCTAAGGAGAAGCTAAGAAGATTAGAATGCGTCACGCTCAAGGACATACCAATCAAAGTACCATCAGAATATGATAAGACGAAAATTGGTCTTTATATCTTAATATTTCATGATCAACAAGCTTCAAGCGAATGAAGTTTATGAGGATGATCATATTTAAGAGCTCTGAAGCTTAAAATTCCCCGCTATCTTCATTGGTCAATCAACCTTTCCAAACAGCGCACTTTTAATCTGTTGAATATCGTTGGATCCATCCAATTaatcattgtgtgtgtgtatatagtACATTTACACGCCTATAGTTTCCTATTCCTGAAACGTTTTACATTTGCACTCCCACCACACACCCTAACGGCACACTTCAGGGATGGTTTtgtttaacaacaacaacaacaacaaaaaagcgttCCACAAATATGTGCCTCGTGCCACCAGCAAGAACAACAACGATCGGATGATACTCCCCGACATCGGCCTGGCACGCAAAATGCCTGGGTATGCCGCGGGTGTACGGGCTCTAGTTGTTTGATTCCATCATCCGGGTGCTGATAATGGCTGGATCGTTCGCTTGGAGGGAGGGCCGCATGTTTTGATTGATCCTTCCGATGCACTCTTGGTCCACCCGTGATAACACCCGCATCGAGACACGGAGAGAAGCTGCACGCTGCAAGTCCGCTGAGGAGTGATCACATCGCCTAAACAAACCCAGTCCAGAGCCCAATGTTTACATTCGCTAACCGTATAAAAACCGATGCACTCTCTGGCCACAGCAAACCGCCCCAACGGACGGAAGTGCTCACAAGCGGCTCAAATACCGAGACATCACAGCCCGCTAACGCTAGTGAGTGAGTAGTAGGTAGTTGAAGTCGCCTTTTTGGCTGTTTTGCTTGAGCGCTGGAAACTGAGACTATTTGCGTTTGTCGATTTTAGGGTTTGAGAACACACCACGGGAGGGAAGACCGAAAATGAAACTGCTGTGGTATTGCCTGTtcctgctgtcgctgctgctcggtgcgtATGGGGACAGCGTTGTGTGCCAGCAAGGGTATACAGCGAAGGAAGGCAAATGTGTCACCCAACGGCCGGTGCACGGTGCATGTCCCAAGGACTCCAAGTACGACCTAAACTGGAATCTATGTGTCTATGAATAGCTTAGCTGCAACCGCATCGTCACGGGAAGGGCCCTGTTCCCCTAGGAATTACTAAGCATCCTCGAAAAGGTTGGACATCCTCAAACCAACGATCCAGGCGAATGTTACATCAGCCCTCAGGCGCTCAAACGAGGCTTCGGTATatcagtatgtgtgtgtgttgtgtcgaTAATGTGATTTAATAAATTCTGTCCAAAAAGCTGTAGAATTTCACACGATACCCGGTGGCCAGGTTTTGGAGACATACCACGCTGTGGGTTAGATGAATAGTTTGCTAACAACGAAAACGCCATGCCGCGATCCGAACAATCACGGTGCACAGTACAAGCCGTGCGCTGTTGCTCCTTGATGGCTGGCATGGAGGAAGCCGAGCTCATCAGCTGTCTTCTCGGTGCATCAGCGAGACGGTAGATTCCGGCACCGCGATGGATCCGTGTATGGATCATGACGCCGTGACGAGAAAGTTTAATAAAGCATTAGCGCGCTAGTTGCAGCAGGAAATTCACGACGGTATCTCCTGCGGGCACTGTGCTGTGGGTATCGCGTGGTGCATCTAGCTGGAATCTAAGCgcgagctgatgatggtttcggGCAACCAGCATAGTTCATTATTTCGCAAGTTCCCCCCTCCCTGGTGTGCAAAGTAAATACATTGTTAATCGCTCGGTTTTTCGGTTAGAAGCACGGAAGATAAACAGACCAGGTTTCCGGCACGAACGGGCGATGGACCGCGTAATCGTATTTGCAGCTACTATAGGATACTTTGTACTAGCTGGCGATGGAAGATCAACATTGTGAGCTTATTCTTCAGATGGTTAACAAACAGAGGGTTAATTGGTATAGTGAAGCGAGAATGGAGAAACGATTACTCTACAAAACGGCTCCTTTATTTCTAGTTATGAACACACAGGTTCAGCTTGGCACTGTAGGACGAACCCTTCGGGCAGTCACCGTGTACTGGGC
The sequence above is a segment of the Anopheles darlingi chromosome 2, idAnoDarlMG_H_01, whole genome shotgun sequence genome. Coding sequences within it:
- the LOC125948642 gene encoding uncharacterized protein LOC125948642 isoform X1, yielding MFTFANRIKTDALSGHSKPPQRTEVLTSGSNTETSQPANARFENTPREGRPKMKLLWYCLFLLSLLLGAYGDSVVCQQGYTAKEGKCVTQRPVHGACPKDSKYDLNWNLCVYE
- the LOC125948642 gene encoding uncharacterized protein LOC125948642 isoform X2; the protein is MHSLATANRPNGRKCSQAAQIPRHHSPLTLVRFENTPREGRPKMKLLWYCLFLLSLLLGAYGDSVVCQQGYTAKEGKCVTQRPVHGACPKDSKYDLNWNLCVYE